The DNA region CTTCATCAGGCGGTCACAGCCAAACGATAACGGCCTTTTCGTCTCCGTCTCTTTAAAACTTTTCGACCATCGGGAGAGGCCATTTTTTGCAAAAATCCGTGCGTCTTCACACGTCGTTTTTTTGAGGGCTGGTATGTTCTTTTCATAGTCTGTCTCTTTTCAAAATGTTGAAGCGAAGAACCTCAAGTAATACCTGACTTGGAAGCCCATTTCCCAAAATCTTTCGTAGGGTTGGGCGAGCGTTGGTGTCAAATCTTCTTTGCCCCTCTTTGTCAAGACGTTTTTTTCTCTTTGCCACACAACAACTTATCACTTTTATAAAATTTTTTGTTGTGTGAATCGGACAGCTTGCTAAACACAACGCTTCACCTGAATCATGACGCTCCACTTGATATTTTTTCAGCGAGCAGAGCGAGCGTGAGGGGGAGGCTCCAACGGCTTTGC from Deltaproteobacteria bacterium includes:
- the rpmH gene encoding 50S ribosomal protein L34, producing MKRTYQPSKKRRVKTHGFLQKMASPDGRKVLKRRRRKGRYRLAVTA